Proteins from one Elephas maximus indicus isolate mEleMax1 chromosome 12, mEleMax1 primary haplotype, whole genome shotgun sequence genomic window:
- the LOC126087520 gene encoding putative olfactory receptor 1F12P, whose amino-acid sequence MERGNHTSVSEFILLGLSSQLERQELIFGLFFVMYLVAAAGNLLIILAVGSDSHLHTPMYFFLSNLSLVDFCFISATVPKMLMNIQMQTQSISYGGCLAQIYFCILLANMDNFLLTAMAYDRYVAICHPLHYSIMMSLQICALMLGSSWLIANFHSLLHTLLMARLEFCASNVMPYFFCDLIPLLQLSCSNTQLNQLMILLVGGLIILIPFLGILVSYIRIVSAVLKIPSAQGKQKAFSTCGSHLTVVILFYGTITGVYLSPSSSHSAEKDSLASVMYMVVTPMLNPFMYCLRNKDIKGVLRKLLSLKALFCRL is encoded by the coding sequence ATGGAAAGAGGAAACCACACAAGTGTCTCTGAGTTTATCCTCTTAGGGCTGTCCAGCCAGCTGGAGAGGCAGGAGCTGATCTTTGGGCTCTTCTTTGTCATGTACCTGGTTGCAGCAGCAGGGAACTTGCTCATTATTCTGGCCGTTGGCTCAGACTCTCATCTCCACAcgcccatgtacttcttcctcagcaATCTCTCTCTGGTGGACTTCTGCTTCATCTCTGCCACAGTCCCCAAGATGCTTATGAACATCCAGATGCAGACTCAGTCCATTTCCTATGGTGGCTGCCTAGCCCAGATTTACTTTTGCATTTTACTTGCCAACATGGACAACTTCCTCCTGACAGCAATggcttatgaccgctatgtggccatctgccaccCTCTGCACTACTCCATCATGATGAGCCTCCAAATCTGTGCCCTTATGCTGGGAAGCTCCTGGCTCATCGCCAACTTCCATTCCCTACTGCACACCCTCCTCATGGCTCGGCTAGAGTTCTGTGCCAGCAATGTCATGCCTTACTTCTTTTGTGACCTCATTCCTCTGCTCCAGTTGTCCTGTTCCAACACCCAACTCAACCAGCTCATGATTCTGCTGGTGGGGGGCTTGATCATCCTCATTCCCTTCCTTGGAATTCTTGTCTCCTACATCCGCATTGTGTCTGCTGTACTCAAGATCCCATCTGCTCAGGGTaaacaaaaggccttttctaccTGTGGCTCCCACCTCACTGTAGTCATTCTCTTCTATGGTACCATTACAGGGGTCTACCTGAGTCCCTCATCCTCTCACTCAGCTGAGAAGGATTCACTGGCTTCAGTGATGTACATGGTCGTGACACCCATGCTGAATCCTTTTATGTACTGCTTGAGGAACAAGGACATAAAGGGAGTTCTAAGGAAACTGCTCAGCCTGAAGGCTTTATTTTGCAGGCTGTGA